The following DNA comes from Rosa rugosa chromosome 5, drRosRugo1.1, whole genome shotgun sequence.
CCAACCGTGAGAGGATCCAACTTGCATCTCTTGACTCCTCGGGCATGTTGATGTTCGAGCTACAACCTTCAAGACTGTAAAACCTAGACCCATCAATTGCCTCCTCGTTGTTCAGATCTCGGGGAAGAACGAGCCACATTGTTTCGGGTAGCGAAGTGAAAGATGGTGACTTGGTAATTTCATCAACTGCAGCAGACCAAGAGGGATTAACTGCTTTAAATAGCATGATGCTTTTGAGGGTGGATGTTGATAGGATTAGTTGACAGAGTTCCTTTGGTACGTAATTCGGACCATCTTGACATGGGAAAATTGTGtcattaattccagtttttgtCATTTGTAATCTTCAAGAAGATAATTAACCTGGAGTCTGGTTTCATTTGTCATCTTCAGTAGTTCCAGCTTTTGGAGGCCTTTGGTCTTTTTTGCTGCCATGATTTGCAACTCAAAACTAGTTACAGAAActtgtttgtttatttatttgtatttaTGTCTTTTTTCATATCTCCACTCCTATGTACTTGACAAATTTTACGATGGcaataaaaatttaaatttgTGACCTTAACCAATTAGTTATTACGGCAGGTTACATAAACCTATTGATTGAAAAAAATATGTGTGTTGTACGTATTTGTAGTTATTCTAGTTTTGGAGGATAAATAAAATCATATTGTTATTGcatatctctactactataaatggaAGCCAAATTTAGAATGTTCAAAATACCATTTATTATAAATAAAACTcataatgaaattatctaaAAATGTTATTAtagtaaacaaaataaaacacaaaaaacataaaattgaGAAAGTGTGTGAGAAACTGAGAATAAAACTTTCAcgtcactacaccaatttcggaatcagacaacacatatcagacgacagcaaacattttaactgtcgtctgaaataatcagacgacagcaagaaatattctgtcgtctaagttttcaaatgggacaacagttttttcttagCTCTTGTGCAATAGCTTTTTAGACAATGGctgatttttttgatgttgtctgaatgagttaattcagacaacagttattatgtgatgttgtccaaggttcatatatacaatggttgataaaagatgttgtctgattgtttttaatcaccCAACAGTTATTACTtttctgttgtgcaattaccattaatacaatggttgaaaaagatgtcgtctgattgttttgattcagacaacagttttttagttgtctattgtgccactctctttcagacaatgTACTGAAATTGATGTTGTGTGAGTTTTAGGGCTCAAATGATTTGCGCGCCCTAGTTACACTAAACACTTGgccaaaattttaattttcattctTTCCCTCCATTAGTTCGACAAAATTTTACTTTGATGTCGACTAACCCTAGAAACAcaacacacacactctctctctttcttagcCGCACGCCCAATTCTTTGTTATCTCTCCCTTCCATTTCTCCCTGCCATCGCTGGAGGCCACCATTTCTGGCTATCAATTCAcgacaccgccaccaccaatcgaacCAGCACCTCAATACGATCAAAACCCAAGCCCAGCATCGCCATGCACCGACTCTTGCCTCTGCACGCGACCCTCCAATCCACGATGCTGCTGCTCCCTTACCTTCGTCGATTTTTGGCCGCCATCTCGCAACACCTCCACCACCGCTTTGATTCAGTAAGCTTTGAACTCTCCTTTTTGTCAAAATCGAAGCTTCAGTTCTACAGATTATGAATTCTGATTTGCATTTTTTTCTGAATTTGGAGGTCCTGTGGGTCTTCAATGgaaaagtttgagtttatgggtttttgtttttcactCTTCAATCCATCAATCGATCGGTTTCTTACTTTGAATACTTTCTGGACTTTCAATTTTCagtcttcaattcttcaatcGCCTCAAACTCAAGTAGCAAAGCAGATGTCCTTAAAGCTCAAGTAGATTTCTGGATTCGATACTTCGATTCCAGTTTTTGATTTCAGATTCTTCAAGCTGGGTTCGATTTCGAATTTCTGGGTAACTTGCTTGGTTCGGCTTTCTTCAAGCTTGGTTCGGATTGCATGATTTGCATCCCATAGGACCATTATTTTAACAATTTAATTTGTCTCATTTGGTATTTCTTGTTAATTGAATCACTACTTCCTAAAACAAAGGAATGCATACAATTATCCCTGTTCTCTGTTCTCTCTTTCTCCGACACGGCCGCATTGGTAAGTCTAGATTTCTGTTTTGATTCATCAATCATTCAAGTATCTTGGTTTCTGGGTATTCAGTTTTATGTCTTCAAGTCTTCAGATTTCTGGGTCTTTGGTTGTTTGAGTTGAAAACATTGGTGTTTGGTGATTGGGTTTTCAGGGATTTAGTTTGTGATTGTTGATTAGATTGATAGTTGGTATAATTTAAATAGTTTGACTATGATTTAGAAATGGGTTGGCATATTTTTAATGGTATGTACCGATAGCAGGGTCTTAGTTTTTGTTACTCTCACTCTCCTCTCAGAGATATACTGATTTGATAATGAGGTTTTTGTACTGGTGTTAATCTCACTGCCACCCCCTTATCATATCCATCACAATCTCTCTCTGTTTTGAGTATGGGTGAGAAAGTGTGCAAGTAGTCCTCTGTTTGTGAAGAAATTGAAAGAGTGGGAATAGAAAGTAGTTTCTGTGGGAGAAGAAGAGCCTctttgagagtgagagagagagagagagagattttcatATATTGTTGTTGTTCACCATGAATTGATAAAGCTGCGGCCTATCCCTCATGTCAGCACAGTACAAGTAATCAATAATTGAATGAAACCAATTTAATACCCACATACCAAACtatctttcattttttgttttcccttttctctatctttcatTGAATCCCTTTTCATGTCAGCACTATGCAGATACATTACTAGCTAGATAGGTTAACTACCAGAACATCATTAGTTACTTAGAAATATGACTTGAAAATAAAGAAGATTAATATACTGTTTTAGctagtaagtttttttttttcctcctctcGTGGAAAATTATAAAGATTTCAAGAGTTAAagttttatttaaattgatTGTCTTCAACGTGAGTTTCATGGTGTTTCAATTTAGATGGAAGTTTAGTGTTTGAACTTATACAAGCAATGCAGCTGTCTATGATTTCTTTCCTCTATTGTcgttctttttgtttgtttagatGAAGAGTTTCCATTTAACCGCAACACTTGTGAATTTGTTTCAGATTTCTGAACTGCTGGTCAATGTTACAAAGCATGTTTTACAGCCAAAGTATGAGATACTTACGGCTGAAGAAAAGAAACATCTGCTAAGGAAGTACAAGTTGGAAGACAAGAAGGTAACTATTTGCTGATATTATCATTTCTAAGTTCAAGGATAATCTTTAAATTGTTAAGTTTGTCTTGATTGAGTATGGAGGTCTCTTGGACACTAATGCACATGTTTGGTACGAAAATGTGGACTGTCTTTCCTTCTGGCCCATAAAGAATGATATTTAATGGGGAATGGAAATATTTTCCTAACCTAAAAGGTCGAACAAATCTAAAATTCCATGTCATATGAGGGGGCAGTCACTACTTCAACTGATGGTGGGGCAGCAAGGGATATTTTAGGCTTGCCATATATTCTCAGAATCTCAGTGTTTCAAACTTCTATGCCATAATCTATTAATGTTTAGTCTTGAATGAGTAAAACAAAAGGAGGCAAGTGAGTTCATGTGACATCTTCATCCTTGATTGTTGTTTCTTTAGAAGTGCTTTACTCTATTTGTTAGGAGTATAGAATTCAATTAGATGATCTCTTTTTTCTCACAGACTATGTTTGTAGCATGGAAAAGTTTATTTCTCTTTTGGAAGTCCATCCAATCCTAAAGCAACTTTAGGTACTGGTCACTAGTAAACCTACGAAAATTCTCATACTTTTTGCAAATTTTTCTGTGAGATTCGTTGATGATCAAAATCTCTGTTCTTAATTTTTTCATGTCATGGTGTACTAAAAGCAAGAAAAAGCCAGTTAAAAAAGCTTACAGAGAAAGCATGCATGGTCATATTGCTGACAAAATGTTGGAAATacttgcagctggtatatggaTTCTCCTTTATCGTTAGTCTTTAATTGCAACATCTTTGCTATCGTTTGCAGATCGAGCAACCACTTATGAGAAATTTTGTATCAAACTGCTCAAGGCTTTGAACTGAGATgatggaaatgaaaggcaatGTGCAGTCATTGggagatcaagcttggaacaccagcaagttgtattattatttatCATCATGTAAACCTTATGAAATTAGAAAGCTTGTTAAGCTAATGAAATGGATTAATGCTTTATGAAATTGCCTTTGTTGGATCTATTGGAATTTATTATGAAAGTTgcttttagtaaaatattagctAGAGTCACTTTCATATCACTCTCAATTAAGTAAAAACAATTGTCCAAGGGAGCTAACACAACTAAATGGATAGCATAAACTGTTGTTGGAGCCATTACAGCACAATAAGACTCTACATCGAAACCATTGtctaataaaaactcaaacaacagttttttttcaGAAACATGCAGTATCAAATACAAACAGACAATGctttcttcaattttctgttgtcttgTTTAAATCCAGTCCATAGAAAACAACTAGTCAGATGATGTACAaccttcattcagacaacagtttatttACAAACCAATGTTTTCTGATTGTTCTTCACAAGTTTCTCTCTTCTAGCAGCTGTTGTCTGAAATTGATTTGCACAAGAGTTAAGATACTCGTCGCTGTTGTTCtttctggtgttcagacaaTAGTCATGTAAGTCGTTGCTGTTGTGCAAAATTTCCTCAGACGACAGTTACGTCCTATTGTCTGATTCACccatcagacggcattgagatagacaacagcaacgtgccttatcagacgacagtgaaaaactgtcgtctgattcattttttggcatagtgcgtTGTCCTCTTTTGAACAATCCTCAAGGGTATGACACTAGTCTTTCTTAATTAAGCAAACTCCTGTAGGAAGATTAAATTGTTGAAAGCTCACTAACACCTCGAGTATAAAGATGGGCCAATTATATATAAGgtcatttttgattttttttagcTATAGGGCcactaattaatatttttttcttcataaggtcattaaattaaaaattgtgttaaattttggatataaaaaccaaTATGTTTACGTgatgccactagagtaaaaagtcaacaatcattctctctctctcctttccggcgaggtctccggcaacctccggcaaACTCCCGCATCCATTCAAAAGGCGGAATGAAGATGAGCATTTCTAAAATTAATGAAAGCAAAAGTTCTCAAACAAGATGCTAATCCTATTCATGAATTCATCAAATTTTGTATTACTATGATCAGTTTGGAGAATCATGACACCTATTGAACTGAAGTAAGCCAATATGTCAATAGCAAACAGCCTCATCGATCAGTAGTGTGCTGCTGCTGTCTAGAGGCGAATTTGCAAACTTCAGTCGGAGGCAAAAACCTAAAATGGTGATTAGAGAAACAGTGCTTTTGCATGTGTAATGCCACTCTAGAATTCTGCCAGGTGTATCCTCCTCCATTCTGCTGCTGTTAGATTGATGGGAAAGTTAATTAAAATTTTATGCATAGGACCTCAGTCAATTAATTAGCAATTACCCATTAGTAACCAGTCCACTATTGAGTATTAGTGAaccacaaataaaataaaataaaaaaatagaaaacagcAGACATCCGTATGTTGTTACAAAATTTCTCCTGCATGAGATATTTTTCGGTAgcaactagctagctagtaatTGCTAATTAAACATGATTGACATGGATTCATTGATAAATTGTGGTCAATTGGTTATTTGAAATAACTGATACCGTGGAGATCAGGGGCTTAAATTTCATTGGGATAATGGGTAGGCCGATTTATGATGGAATGAGTAGGGTTGGAGATAAAAAAGAATGAAACTaatgaagtttttattttttcttttttattattattatttaaggATTGGCATGAATTTTGGTAGTGGGCCGATTCAGGCAGTTAATGCTTGATTGGGCCAGGTCGGCTCGGTCCAGTTGAAAAACTCACCGGTTTTGATGCAGATTGTCATCCTTCTCCCGCTATTTCCCGCCAACTCACGTCTCTGTTTTCAAGAAGTGCTTCAACCGGCCGTTGATGACTCTCCTCAAACTACTTGTACGATTTAATCACAACTCTCAGAAAACAGATGCTACCGAAGAAGAGGAGGGCAATCAATCCAAGAGCTACCGATGAAGAGCTAAAGGGGTAGAATTTATTCTTTATTAGTTCATACAAGCTAATATCAATAGTTGATTTCCCTCATCATCACGAGCGAGCGAAAAGATTCAGGTTTACAAGCTATATAGTTGGGTTTGAGCTTTTGGGATCTGAGATGATTTAGCAGGAGCTATCACCTAGTGGCTGCTACAACAATAGCTATATATCTATAGGCTTCAAGGGAAACTCACACCTAGAACTTGGGCTTAAATTTCGATATGCGCTCTGAGGTCTACTAAAATCAGTTGTATCAAAGCCCCTATAGAACTGTTCTGAATCGAAAATTACCGTCATCCCTTGAGCTATTGTAATCATAATACGACAATTAACAGAGTCAAATAGTATTGCTCGCGCTATTTTCTGCGAAAGTGATGTCTCTGTTTTAAAACCACAAATCCCAAATCAAAATTAATGTACTACAAACTCAATCCAGCAGATTAAGCTTGAAAATTTGTCAAAATTATTACAACAACAGCCTTCAATCGCAGAATAAGACgtccaatttcctttttctgTATCAAGAGAACGTGGCAGCTATAGAAATTAAACAGGTGGCCGTAGCTCAGTGGTGTGGTTCTGGGCTTCATGCCCTGTCATGCGCCCGTCATTCCTGATGATCAGGTCCTTCAATGTCTGATAGGCACGACCAAGTGGTGCAACTGCATCACTGTCCATCAAGCGACGATTCAAATCAACCAGCTTCTGTTTCAATTCTCCATAGTCTTCAACAAGAAGTGCAACTGCACTTTGGTAGAGTGTGTTCAGAGAAGAGttgatgcagaacagatggcaACTAAATTTGAAGAGCAGTTAGATCGTgttaaaggaggaaaacgaaaagtgactagtagacgcaAAACAGCTTCTCGGAGTCCGATTGGGACGCACcatacctttccggaaagggaatcgtgccagaaatcaaactcgtcGCTATGCCACGACGTGtgacctttttcgggctttcggggtcgtttagggcctcaaaaatgcgtttttctatttttacccgttttggttttcctagttattttcgggttgttttcgtttttacccatgggctttagggtttcattgttagtcgccctagggtttattttctcttatttaagccGCCTTAAGCGACGACAAACCTATCAttttatcttttatcaataaatttgagattattctctttttatctctggtggactccagaatctttgcttaggtttattgctggtaaacctaatTTATCAATCCGATCAAATCCGtctgcgtcaggtggtatcagagcaggtcttccctgtctctCCTATTTACCTTGGTAGCAATGGGGGAAGTTACAAAAGCAGATATCGAAGCTCTTACAACAGCGTTTACCGCTGCCATCAATTCCTTGAATAACCAGATCGGAGATATTCGTGGATTGTTGGGTgagaggaacaacaacaacaacaataatcggCATAGAGGCGGGGAAGGAGGCCAGCGAGTTAGGGCTCCGCGTGGCGAAGTTGTTGTTAATACTTCAGATGAGGagtctgaagaagaaattgtgcAACATGAACAACAGGTGCAAGCTGACCaggattacaaagtcaaggccgaaattcctttcttttcggGCAACTTGGGTGTAGAAGATTACCTGGATTGGCAGCTTCAGGTGGACAGATTCTTTGAAATTATGGAAGTGCCTGAACACAAGCAGGTTAAGCATGTTGCATGGAGGTTGAAGAGTACTGCTGCAGTATGGTGGGATAAGTTGCAGAACACTCGAAAGAAGCAGAGGAAGCAGGGTGTTAGAACATGGCGAAGAATGAAGCAGCTGATGATGGAGAGATTCTTGCCAGATGATTATGAGCAGATTTTATACAGGTTGTATATTGAATGTGTCCAGG
Coding sequences within:
- the LOC133708001 gene encoding DNA-directed RNA polymerases II and IV subunit 5A-like, which produces MHRLLPLHATLQSTMLLLPYLRRFLAAISQHLHHRFDSISELLVNVTKHVLQPKYEILTAEEKKHLLRKYKLEDKKIEQPLMRNFVSNCSRL